A region of the Dermatophagoides farinae isolate YC_2012a chromosome 7, ASM2471394v1, whole genome shotgun sequence genome:
aaacaaacacaccGGCAGCTGATTCACCAATCATCACAGCTTGAACATATCTAATTCcatgaaagaagaaaaaaagacaagtAAGTTGCATGTTTCAATAATTATCTAATTGATTAACGCAAACACATTACCTTTTCGGTAACATAGATGTATATCCATaaaatgttgattgttgtacACTGCAACCAACGGCAATTATactaatgataattaaattATCCAGATATGAACCTAAACGTAACCAAATCTCCCAAATCACAGCAAACatcatgaataataatgcaaCAAGATAACCAAAATTTAAACGCCAACGAAATGGTATAATTTCCACGAATAAATTCTGTATAATCACAGTAAAAAATGTCATTACAATATAAGTGGCTGACATGTCGAACACGATGGTTGTATCAGGAAAtctttgttgaaaataatccACTGCAATCATAAAACTATTGTATGGAAGTAGAAAACCGACACCGGCCATAAttaatgaaatataaattaaACCATATTGATCACGTGGTAcgggcaatgatgatgatggtgatgtggAAAATTCATGaacaaatgttgatgatgatgatgaataaattggtGGAATTCGATCATTACGTATTGGCTCTAATTCCTGATCTTGTATTgaacgttgttgttgattttgagaTTGATTTTGTCGATCACTAATCACATATAATGGATTGAAATGATATTCcatttgaatattatcatcattattattggtaagttttttgtttttttgtccatcatTTTGTGTACTATTAgataatgattcattgatgatcattgtagATGATACTTCTAATGTTGCTGttggattgattgaatcatacAATAAAAGACTGGTGGTGGTcgtatcatgatgatgatgatgaacatctgGAAGTAACATTTTTGATTCGGCATTCAACGGTGATGATTCAAGATGACGGGTGGTAGCTACatctttttgttgattatcatcattatttatagtGAAAAAGATATGATCGATATTGGAATccatttttaattgattggAATTAATATTaaagttgaatttttaatcGGCTAAATCTCAGTTCATCATCGTATGTTTCAGATGATGTTCCAAGTTcatccacacacatacatacacacgaATATAGGAATCATATAAACAGCCgcaacccaaaaaaaaaaaattttttttgttcctggAACCCGTGTTCATTTTGTGATATGAGTATAACATtctctgtctgtctgtgttaTATTGGATGGTGAATGCgcaattcaaattttcaaatttttccaaaatttccATACAGATGGCATTCGATGTatgcatttttatttttaatttttctaatgataaataaattcgattttaatggaatcaaaatcctttttatataatatgataatttaattaataaagtgcgaaaaaaattaaattgaaattgttttaattGTGAAATCATTCGAACAGCCAAGACCAGGTATCATTACTTTTGATGGCAATTGTCGTTGATTCAGATATCGAATACGTTCAATACGTTTACGACGATTTTCGAATGGATTATGGATgatacaaaataatgatagtgCTATTGTTTGATATAGCAAAGCATTGATGGCAGTCATCACGATACAATGAtagaaataatcatcatgctGCAGTCCTAACCGGTACAATAAAACCTGTACTTCTCTATGGCCACATCGATTAAAACCAAATACCAAGAACAATATAGCTTCGATTTGATAACGGAAAAGATTGAATGTcgtaatcaatttgaatgcaAAATGTGATAATGCATATGGCGTTACTGTACAGATAAtcgataacaataacaagGCCGGAATCGAAATGTATAACATCAATGGATTATGTCCAAACAATATGGATAATGTATAGCTGGCACCTTGAAATGCAATCATTGGCAATATggtgatcattatcatattgtGCCAAACATAAGTTCGAATTGGATAATAAATATCGATTATAATCGGATACATTACGATAACCGGTAAAGCTATAATCATTTCAGATACGGCTTTCGTTAGATAAAATGCACCAGAACTGTACCATCCTATAgagtgatgatgaagtagaaaaaaattgatataaaAATAACTGAAAATTgcatcaaattaaattaccATTTCGatgttcaattttgaataaatttcgtTGTGAAACAAACATTGCGGCGAAAAAGAAACAACTAATCAGGCCAAAACTATCTTGAAGATGATtgatataattataattgattaaaaGTTCCATTCTTTCATCTTTCGAACGATTACAGTTGCTCAAATCTTCGTCTAAACTCATACAACCACTACGAAATACCATAGAAGGATTGATCAAACTTTTCAATATCAAACCATTTACAAAGCTAAAACATAGGAAAAAGAATAGAAGAAATTGGGTGATAGAACTTccaatgtaataataaaattgtcgttcaatcaatatgatgactgaatgtaatgaaaatcTGGTTCGATTGATAGGTAACCCGTCTAAAACGAATTGAGTATCAGTCATTagttgattttcaaaatgattatctCGAATCAATACATTTGAAGATTGAGCCAGAATTCTGATTTGAGGATTCAAGTGattcaaacaagaaaatttcatcatttcttcgacggcaaatttttcatctttataGCCACGATCATCGCTGCAAACTTGCTGGAGATGGTCAGTGATTTGTGATGGTGGTCCTGAAAAGATGCATACACCACCTCTGGCCAGAATGTAGACCTGATCAAATAGCATAAGCATCTCAGTATTCGGTTGATGAATGGCTGCCACGATGGTGATGTTGTGCTTATGTGACATTTTCCGTAAACATGTAATGATCACTTCGGCCGAACTCGAATCTAAACCACTGGTTGGTTCATCGATGCAAATGAAATTGGGCATTCGTAGCGACATTAGTTCCAAAGCCAATGCCAATCGTTTTCGTTGACCACCAGAACATTTATTGACCAATGTATTGGCTGTGTCGGCAATGTCCAGTTCTTCCAACATGGCCATGGCCATGTGTTTATGATCGATATTTTCACCGAGGTTTTTCAATTTGCTTGCATAGATGAGACTTTGAAGTGCCGTTAATCCCGATGTCAGATGACAAGAAATCTCTTGAGTTATATAACAGGTTCTTAGTGGAGTGAACTTGCTAACATAGAATTCGGTTTCAGTGCTCAATCGAGTCTTGTCCCGGCCATTCAACACTTTGAGGAAAGAAGTCTTGCCAGCTCCAGACGTGCCCATCAAAGCATTCAATGTTCCAAAACGAAATTGGCCATTCAGATTACGCAGTATATACTTGGGTTGTTCAAGTTTTAAAGCCGAACGCAATTCGAATATGGAACTGGAATTGAACAAACTCAATGATCGCCAAgctatgatgattttatctttggagaatttttcaaattcaatttcttctCTCGATTTCTTTCGttcatttgtttcgattgacgttttgaatgattttaaatCTGTACTATCTTCATAATCAATTCTGAGGAAATCTTTGGGATTTAAACGTTGTGATAATCgtttcgatgatgaaaatgaccaACTTTGAAATTTCGACATCATTATGAACAATGTCAACATTCTTAAAGCGATCGAATTGATCAGGATTTGATAGAGATTCCTATAGACAGTATTTGGATTGATATCATGATCAATAAGAACAGAGGATATTTCATCCGTATCACATCGATCGATAccataaaatgaataaagtaATCCATTTCGTATGTATTTGCTTccaataaaatcattgagAATTTTACTAGCGGTCATGACAATATAATTATCCGGAAACATATAACCATTGTTGAAATCCAGTGATGCATATGCAACGAACGATAATGAAACGGCAATATCCAAGAAATTTGTGAATATAATGCTAAATAATTGTCCCAATGATTGTATGTAAAAGATAAACATCCAAataaataggaaaaaattgCCAAATCGATACCAATTgaattggccatcatcaacatgagtatgatcgatcaaaaaatacatcattattgtcacaTGTAATGCCAGAATggtaaaatcaatcaatcgaacaaTTATGACTGACCAATAGGAAACACCAACACTGTACCAACCTATAGTGGAAATCATTAGTAAATCATTCAAAGACATTTCTCACTTACCATTACGATGTTCATtcttgaatatttttatcaatgatgagaATGTCAAACTACTAATACCACTCAGTGAATAACCAATCAACATAAGAATCAGACTTTGATAAAAAGCATagaattcgattcgattattatcgtcCAATTCGTCTTGACAagtttgattattttcaggCTTGGTGAAGTCAACAGCTGACACACAAGTATCTGGCTTTATGATATCTTGATCGaataaattcgaatgaatgaaacagaCTAGAGACAACAAgaatatggtgatgattctcgaattgatttgtttgatgaacGTTAATTGACACATTCGTGTGATTTGAAGAAGGAAATCTCCAGCTGAGAAAAGTTTGTGGTCGACAATGACTCCTTGTGGTAGAAATTTCATCTGTGgtatcatttgtttcaattcggtttgttgttgtgaccAGGTAGCTTCTACTAATCGACGAACATTTTCATCGCCAGTTCCTTTGCAGGCGATGGCCAGATATTCTTCGATCGGCGGTTTGCTTCGATCATGCACTAGCCCAATATGTTCGTGAAGATTCTGCTGTAACAATGTTGGCAATCCAGAGTAGATGCAGACACCACCTTTTGCCAATATGTAGAGTTTGTCGAACAATTTGAGAATGTCCGAGTTGGGCGAATGTATCGATGCCAGAATAGTCATTCGATTCTGTGGATTGTCAGCCAACTTTCGTAGACAACGTACCATCAACAATGCGGCATGACTATCCAACCCTGTGGTCGGTTCATCGACGAACAAAAATTTCGGCGCCTTCAGTGACATCAATTCTTGGGCAAGAGCAATACGTTTTTGTTCACCTCCACTGCAAAGATCAAACCTTCTGTCGAGAACTTTGTGATCGAGCAACAGTTGATCGAGGACATTGGTCATCTGTTTATCCATTTCGGATCCACCATGCTTGTAGCTATTGTTGAATCGAAAGGCATAGTAAAGCACCTGACGAACTGTCATCGAACCGATTATCGTTTCATGGACatgttgttgaatgtatCTTATTCTCGGTTTATCATTCTCTTGTCGGTTGATGTAGATTTCCGAATCGGCGCTGAGTCCAGATCGATATGTGCCATTCAAACAATTAAGAAGTGTACTTTTACCGGCACCACTTGGTCCAAGAAATCCATTTAGACTATTATATTCAAGATGGCCATTCATACGTCGTAGAATCACTTTTCGTCCACTACCACcaatgaatcgattattCACTTCATAACGGAGATTTTTCCATGCCATCGCAACATTACaacaatcatgatcatcataataataaccatcaCTAAATTCAAGATTTGTTgctgaaaatttaattcgtTTCAACGATGCCATGATTCAtaatcacgatgatgatgatgatgatgatgacgatgatgaaaacaaataaaaaaaaactaaaaaccattttcttcaaattgCAATCCTTTTTTATAATGTCTGGAACTGGAATCCATATTATCGCGATATATCGTATGGAATGATGTatcgaatcaatttattgatatattgataattgttgtttggtgtgttgtttatttttttattatttcgaaTTTCGAAtctttcttcatcattcaaacacagaggtacttttttttcttcaaaatatTTACTCTTTTctcaaaacagaaaaaaaacataaaaaaatcaatcaatcgtcCTACTTGATGTGGTTGTTTATCAGTGAtgcatcgtcatcatcaattgaatttcaaataattcacTGTgacattttcttctttttctgtaGCAATAgatattgttcattttttttttatttcttttcctTGAGACATGAATTCTTGGCTATAATCTAttcgaaaatttcaaatttccgTTGAAATACTCCATCttcaattcattaattttcgataaataattttgataatcaattatcaatggcCTGATTCCTTTTAATagttctatttttttccccaaataaattcgattcgaaattTCCTCATGATAAATCCATCTATATATCGTCATCGATTGAA
Encoded here:
- the LOC124497203 gene encoding uncharacterized protein LOC124497203, with translation MASLKRIKFSATNLEFSDGYYYDDHDCCNVAMAWKNLRYEVNNRFIGGSGRKVILRRMNGHLEYNSLNGFLGPSGAGKSTLLNCLNGTYRSGLSADSEIYINRQENDKPRIRYIQQHVHETIIGSMTVRQVLYYAFRFNNSYKHGGSEMDKQMTNVLDQLLLDHKVLDRRFDLCSGGEQKRIALAQELMSLKAPKFLFVDEPTTGLDSHAALLMVRCLRKLADNPQNRMTILASIHSPNSDILKLFDKLYILAKGGVCIYSGLPTLLQQNLHEHIGLVHDRSKPPIEEYLAIACKGTGDENVRRLVEATWSQQQTELKQMIPQMKFLPQGVIVDHKLFSAGDFLLQITRMCQLTFIKQINSRIITIFLLSLVCFIHSNLFDQDIIKPDTCVSAVDFTKPENNQTCQDELDDNNRIEFYAFYQSLILMLIGYSLSGISSLTFSSLIKIFKNEHRNGWYSVGVSYWSVIIVRLIDFTILALHVTIMMYFLIDHTHVDDGQFNWYRFGNFFLFIWMFIFYIQSLGQLFSIIFTNFLDIAVSLSFVAYASLDFNNGYMFPDNYIVMTASKILNDFIGSKYIRNGLLYSFYGIDRCDTDEISSVLIDHDINPNTVYRNLYQILINSIALRMLTLFIMMSKFQSWSFSSSKRLSQRLNPKDFLRIDYEDSTDLKSFKTSIETNERKKSREEIEFEKFSKDKIIIAWRSLSLFNSSSIFELRSALKLEQPKYILRNLNGQFRFGTLNALMGTSGAGKTSFLKVLNGRDKTRLSTETEFYVSKFTPLRTCYITQEISCHLTSGLTALQSLIYASKLKNLGENIDHKHMAMAMLEELDIADTANTLVNKCSGGQRKRLALALELMSLRMPNFICIDEPTSGLDSSSAEVIITCLRKMSHKHNITIVAAIHQPNTEMLMLFDQVYILARGGVCIFSGPPSQITDHLQQVCSDDRGYKDEKFAVEEMMKFSCLNHLNPQIRILAQSSNVLIRDNHFENQLMTDTQFVLDGLPINRTRFSLHSVIILIERQFYYYIGSSITQFLLFFFLCFSFVNGLILKSLINPSMVFRSGCMSLDEDLSNCNRSKDERMELLINYNYINHLQDSFGLISCFFFAAMFVSQRNLFKIEHRNGWYSSGAFYLTKAVSEMIIALPVIVMYPIIIDIYYPIRTYVWHNMIMITILPMIAFQGASYTLSILFGHNPLMLYISIPALLLLSIICTVTPYALSHFAFKLITTFNLFRYQIEAILFLVFGFNRCGHREVQVLLYRLGLQHDDYFYHCIVMTAINALLYQTIALSLFCIIHNPFENRRKRIERIRYLNQRQLPSKVMIPGLGCSNDFTIKTISI